The window AAAAACAACCCCATGCACAGTAGAAACGCGGTTGCCCGCCGGCACCCGGCCGATTGGGTCAGGCCGTTGCAACGTCGAGCAAATCAGCGGCCAACAGGCAATGGCCGGGGCTTGCGCAGCGCTGACACTGGAATGCGCCGCACGCCGTCGCGTTGACAGCAAGCCGGGGGAGTATCGACTTCGTATTTTACGAATTTAATTTGACGCGTCGAGACTGAGCAAGAACTACTAATTATCGAAGTCAGGCCAGCGTGGGCCGGCTGACTGCGAGGGGAAGCTCTATATTTGTCCAGAGAGCGGCTAGAGCAACCTGGATGCACGTCAAAAGGGCTACGCGGGTCCATCGGCAAGTAGCACGCGTCTTTGCGAGCGCGGCCAGAAGCCCGTCGAACCCAAGAATGTTGAGCACGCGGGTGAAATTGTAGCAGAGCGCCATCAGACTCCACTCGCCGCGGACCTTGTCGAGGCCGCGGACCAGGAAATGACGATAGCCGGCACGGCATTTGAGCGTGCCAAACGGATGTTCGACGATGCCAAAACGACGGCGCATCAGCTCGCCCGCGCCCTGCATCCGCGCGCGATGACGTTCGAGAACGTCTTCATGCTCCCAGCGACCTATCGTCCGGTAAGCCGCGTTCGAGCCGAGGCAACGGACCTTGAGCGGGCAGGTCCTGCAGATCGCCCCGCGCGCCGCGTAGCGGATCTCGATGCGGCCACTGGTGTTCTCCTGCCTGCTCTTCATCGGATGTAGCTGATGGCCGCCGGGACAATGATAGGTGTCGGATGCGCCATCATAGTTGAAGTCCTTGAGGGCGAAGCGGCCTTGCTTTTCGAGCCGGGCGTTGCCCTCCGGCACCGGCACATAGGCCGTGATGCCATCGTCCTCACAGGCCTTCAGTTCGCGACTGCTGTAATAGCCCTCATCTGCCAGCGCCTGCAGGGTCTTGACCTCGAGGGCTTCCTTTGCCGCCATGGCCATCGCATGGAGCTGGCCGACATCGCTGCTGTCGTTCACCACCTCGCTGGCGACAATGAGCTTGTGCTTGTCGTCGACGGCGGTCTGCACGTTATAGCCTGCGACCCCCTGGCCGCTCTTGACCAGAAGCCGGGCATCCGGATCGGTCAGGGACAACTGCGTCTGGCCATTCTCTTCCAACCGAGCAAGATCGGCTTGTGCGCGCGAGCGCTTCGCCATCAGTGCCGCGACCTTCGCCCCGATGTCGCCGCCATCTTCACCGCCGCCATCGGGCCCATCCTTGACCGCCTTCTTGGCTTCCGCGGCGTCATTGTCCTCAAGGGACTTGCCGTAAGCCTCGATCTCCTGGTCAAGCTTTGCGATCTGATCGGCAAGCCTCTTGCGCGTAAAGATGCTGGCCTTGCTGGCGTCACCATGGAAGAACGAGCCGTCAATCGCAACAACGCTGCCGCCGACAAGACCGAGTTCGCGCATCAGCAGCACGAAGCTGCGGTTGGCCGCCTTCAGAGCCGCCCAGTTCTCCTTGCGGAAGTTGCCGATCGTCCGATAACCCGGCTTCAGATTCTTCAGCAGCCAGATCAGTTCCAGATTGCGGCAGGCCTCCCGCTCCAACCGACGCGACGACCTGATTCGGTTGATGTAGCCGTAAAGGTAGAGCTTCAGCAGATCGGCCGGATCGTACGGCGGCTGGCCGACCTCTTCAGCCTTGCGCTCAGCATGGCGAAAGCCGAGCTTGGCAAGGTCGAGGACACGAACGAAGCTCTCGATCGCCCGGACCGGGTTGTCCGCCCCGACATAGTCCTCAATCCGGGCAGGAAGCAGACTGGCCTGGTCGCGGCTCTCGCCGGTCTTGAATGTGCGATTCGTCATGAACAGAATCGTACATCAACTCCCCAAAATGACGAGTTCTTGCTCAGTCTCGTCGGGCAAAACAGTGGCACGATGGCATCGTGGGATTTTCGAAAGCGGCACGATCGCACCGCCCGGAAACGAGACATTACGGCAACGCATCGTGGCAACCCACTTGTCACTGCAATTACCGTGTCTCACTTATGGGGTGCAGTCCAGCACTGTCACCGTAATACCGTAATACCGCGTCCCGTCAGAAGTGGACCTCGGTGCGCATGCCGAGAACCACGGCATTGTCGGTCTTCACACCTACGGCGTTATAGCCGCGCCCGCCGGGATTGATGACGTATTGCGCGTCGAGCTTGAGGTTCAGCCAGCCGGTCGCCTGCCAGCCGTACCAGACTTCGATCGGAACTTCGTTGCCGCCGGCATTGGGGCTCAGCGCCGCCGAATTCACATGGGTCGTGCCCACCGCGAAGCCGACTTCGTCCTGGGGACGCCAGGTGAACGTTCCGGTGTGCCGGAAGCCCCCGGCGATCTGGTAGTCCTGGTACGAGGTCCGGTGATCCGCAACAGTCGTATTGAGGAAGGTGTACCAACCCACCGCGCCGGGGCCGTCAACGCTCAACCGTTGCACGATCGACTCGTAGACGCCGTAGCGGCCTCTTTGATCACCGAGATTTTGATCCGGGACGCCGCCGACGCCGGGGATGGTGGAGATGATACCGGGAAGGCCACCATCGATGGTCGATGCGCTGTCATACCAGCCGCCCAGTCTCCATGTCCCGCCCAACGGCCCCTTCGGTGCCCAGACCAGCTCGACCGGCACCAGCACGCCACTGGCGGGACTCGAGTGAGGAACGCCCGGCAGGAAGTAGACGGTCGAATCGTCCGTCGTCAGATAATTCGGATTGGCGTCGTAGACGCCGACCGACACCGTGAACTCCGGGGCCACCTTGTAGTGGACGACACCGGCCCACTGGCTCACCGGCCAGTTATAGATGTACCCACCCTGGATGTTGCCGGGCTGGCCGCCGCAGAAGGTCAGGTTGATGAACTCGCACAGACCGAAGAAGAAGTCGGAACCGACGGGCAGACGGCCACCCTTGAGTTCGAGCCGGTCATCGAACAGCTTCTGTGAATAGTAGAGCTGTGTCAGGCGCAG is drawn from Bradyrhizobium diazoefficiens and contains these coding sequences:
- a CDS encoding IS1182 family transposase, with translation MTNRTFKTGESRDQASLLPARIEDYVGADNPVRAIESFVRVLDLAKLGFRHAERKAEEVGQPPYDPADLLKLYLYGYINRIRSSRRLEREACRNLELIWLLKNLKPGYRTIGNFRKENWAALKAANRSFVLLMRELGLVGGSVVAIDGSFFHGDASKASIFTRKRLADQIAKLDQEIEAYGKSLEDNDAAEAKKAVKDGPDGGGEDGGDIGAKVAALMAKRSRAQADLARLEENGQTQLSLTDPDARLLVKSGQGVAGYNVQTAVDDKHKLIVASEVVNDSSDVGQLHAMAMAAKEALEVKTLQALADEGYYSSRELKACEDDGITAYVPVPEGNARLEKQGRFALKDFNYDGASDTYHCPGGHQLHPMKSRQENTSGRIEIRYAARGAICRTCPLKVRCLGSNAAYRTIGRWEHEDVLERHRARMQGAGELMRRRFGIVEHPFGTLKCRAGYRHFLVRGLDKVRGEWSLMALCYNFTRVLNILGFDGLLAALAKTRATCRWTRVALLTCIQVALAALWTNIELPLAVSRPTLA
- a CDS encoding carbohydrate porin; this translates as MLRRFVSTARVCGVGIALSSLLGGGVHAADFSTKAAPVPYAATDDFWTRPYLFGDLGRTKLKERGIELGLTLGNESVGNVTGGSRNTAANAGQLWFGAKFDMGKLAGIQGGTIGLTLVDRFGKNLNTEADIPALQLTNEVFGRGNILRLTQLYYSQKLFDDRLELKGGRLPVGSDFFFGLCEFINLTFCGGQPGNIQGGYIYNWPVSQWAGVVHYKVAPEFTVSVGVYDANPNYLTTDDSTVYFLPGVPHSSPASGVLVPVELVWAPKGPLGGTWRLGGWYDSASTIDGGLPGIISTIPGVGGVPDQNLGDQRGRYGVYESIVQRLSVDGPGAVGWYTFLNTTVADHRTSYQDYQIAGGFRHTGTFTWRPQDEVGFAVGTTHVNSAALSPNAGGNEVPIEVWYGWQATGWLNLKLDAQYVINPGGRGYNAVGVKTDNAVVLGMRTEVHF